The DNA sequence AATATCGCGCTGCTTTCACAGGAGCAGTTTTCCGCTATTCACCAGATTATTACCCACGTGGAGCATGTGGAAGAGGTTGTGCAGCAAAACAATTCCATTGCTTCCAGTTCTGCCGATGCGGCCAATGAAATTTCCGATCAATCCGCTTTCCTCCTTGAGCTGGTCAATCAGTTTCAGTTGTTGGAGCTGCCTTCGGAACCGGCCTCTGTGCCTCGCCTTTGGGATTCGCAGGCAATGAGCCTGTAATCTTCACTTTCATAAGGAGCCGGGTTGTATGTAAATTCTCCCGATAGTCTTTGGAATCAATGCTGTTGTAAAGCGTATTATGGATAGAATCTTTTGAACAGGAGAGACAACTATGAAACGAATCAAGGTATTTGTTTGTCTGCTGCTCCTTGTGCAGGCAATTCTGCTTCCCGGATGCTCTCTCACTTCCTATCGGGATGGGGTGTATACCGCTCAAGCAGCGGAATTCTCTTCCAGCGGTTGGAAGGAAACACTGGAGCTAACCATTAAGCATGGAAAAATAGCCAAAATCAACTGGGACGCCATTTATAAGGATGACAGCATTCCGATTCGCAAAAAACAGTACTCGAAAAGCGGGCTTTACGGAATGCTGGCGGGGGGTGCCAACAACGAGTGGTATGATCAAGCCGTTGCGGCTGAACAGTTTATTATTGAAAATGGCCCGGGTGCTCTGGCCCTAACCGACGATGGGCATACTGATGCAGTGGCGGGCTGCTCCATTTCAGTCAGCGAACTGGATCGCCTCCTGGCAGATTGTCTAAAGCAAGCTCAAAAATAAAATGAATTAAAAAATCCCTTTGCTTTTGCAAAGGGATTTTTGGTTTTCGGTTGCATGCTTAGCCAGGCATTTTCTTGTTTGCTTTACCCGAAATATGAGAGGGCATAATTTTTATTACTTTGGTTCGGGGAAGCATTTTCTCGATATAATAAACACCGGTTTCCAAATTGTCCAGGCAATATTTGCCGATAATGGCGGTGAGAGCCTGCTGTTTTTCTTCTCCGCTGGCCTCACAGGCTGTCCCAAAAACAATGGCACTTTCATAGTTGGTAGTGAAATCGTTAGGAAGAACCTGCGTTTCACCCACTACACAAAAAGAAACCCGGCTTTCGTGAGAAATGTTTGCCAACTTGGATCCAGCCAAAGCACAATGAAAATAAATGGCTCCATTGTGGTAGACATAATTAATTGGTATTCCGTAAGGCTCTCCATCTGCTGCAACAGTGGAAAGAACTCCATATTCGCCTTTGCGGAGTACCTGTTCTGTTTCTGCTTGGCCTAGTGAACGGTCTTTTCGGCGCATTTCTTTTAACACAAGGAACCTCCCATAATCAATACAAATTCTTTAAAACAATTAGATATTTTCGGGCTGAATCATAACGGACTGTACCGGGCGATTTGGCTCTTTGATAAGCAGAGTGCCCAAGAAGCCAATCAAAGCGATGCCGGATAGGACATACATAGCGGTGGGAAGGCCGTGAATATCGCCTATTTTTCCCAGCATAGGTGAGAAAATGCCGCCAATGCTGACCGTCAGGCCCATTGTGATTCCAGAAGCTAAGCCCAGACGGTTGGGTAAATATTTCTGCCCCAAAGCTACAGATGGGGTATAGGCAAAGTTGACTGCTGCCGAAAGAAAAATGACAAATACAGTAGCCACCATTACACTCTTGGTCAGCAGAGTGAGAATCAGCAGAGGGAAGATGACCCCAAAAGAAGTGCAAATCACACGGCGAAAGCCGAAGCGATCGGCCAAGCGCCCACTGATGAGGGTGGCAATGGTGGCGGCAATCGCCATAACGGTGACCATCATACTGCCACGTTCTTGGGTTTGTATCAGCACACCCACCCAATAGAGCGGGATAAAGGCCTGCAAGCCACTATGTATAATGGAACGGGCAAACAGCGAGATGCAAAGCTTAAAAAAAGCGGGCCAATCATCCTTTTGGCCGTTATCGGCGTTAAGTTTGCGTTCTTCATCGGTCATTGCGCTGGAAAATTGCAGGAATTTTTTCTGTTGAAAAAGAAAAACCAGCGAAATAGCGATGACAGGCAGAATGATAATCGCTCCGCCTTTGATGCCCCAAACGGAGACAGCGGCTGTGGCCATAATCGGCCCTACAATAAAGCCGATATTTCCACCGGCTGAGAAAATGCCCACACTGCGGCCCTTATGCTCACCGGCAACGCAGTTGGCCATTCTGCCGCCTTCGGGATGAAACATAGCGCTCCCTAAACCGGCAAAGGTCACTAGACCAAACATGGCCCAATAGTTATCTACAAAACCAATAAAAGCGATTCCCACACCAGAAATCAGCATTCCAAGAGTCATAAGCCACGGCATTGCCTTGCGGTCGCTTATAACCCCCAGAACCGGCTGAACCAATGAGGATAAAAAGCTGCTGGCAAACAAAAGTCCGGCGGCGGAAGCATAATCAATGCCCCGTTGGGCAACCAAAAAGGGAAGAAGAGCAGGAAGGGCAGCTTGGCTCATGTCAGTACAGATATGCCCGATCATCATCAGATAGCTGTAACCTTGAGAGCCTTGTTTTACCGAGTTGTTCATGTTCCAATTTCCTTTGCTGAGTGTATTTTTAAGATAATTAGGCGGAAAAGAAAATCGCAGCATGCCCGCAGGCGTAAAAGGATGCAGCCTACTTTATGCAGACTGCATGCAAATAGTATATCATGTTCTGGTGATAAACAAAAGAAAAGTTAAGAATTTATCATTTATATTTAAGCACTGTTTTGGCAGAAGAAAAGAGCTGGATTTTCATAATTATAGACGATACAAATAAAAACTGCGTCTTTATTTGTGGGGCAAAGACCGCAGGCCGCAAATCGGCCTGTTCTTGCTGCACTAAAGATGGCTCCAAGAGCCTTGCAATGAAGTTTTGATTTGAGATGAAAAAAACACGCCTCATCGGAGTGAAGCGTGTCAAAAGTATAGAAATATTAAAATCTTGAGTTTTGTTTTATGCTGCCTTCGCCACCCATGAGGGCTACCATCTCCTCTATACGTTCTAAAGGGAAAGGCGGCTGACACAATGGCTTCATTGCAATGCTCATAAGCTTCATGGGATTATCATCTGCGGCAACACGGTTTGAGGATAACGCCCCGCACCGGCGGCAGCGGTGAATAATCGCCCATTCGCCGCCATTTCGAACCCATACAGATACAGGCTCCATAATTCCGCCGCAGTCTGCCTGGCGGTCGCCGGGCTCATTATCAACATGCAGACTTGTTAGGCAGTTTGGGCAGTGATTGCGGTGCTCGCTTCCGGCACCTTCGGGAATGACCTGCCTTCCACAACTTTTGCAGATAAAAATATCATGGCAGGCGTTCGCTTTAAAATAACCCTTTTCGTATTGCTTGCGCTTGTTTTCTCGATTCATAGAAGTGTTCCTCCAAAAAGTAAATGAATCTCCTTTTGGGAGGATTGCGGAGTTTACCTTTCGCAAACCTCCCGGTTTGCAGCAAGCTCCTTAGAATTTGTTCTTTTCAAAAAGCCAATTCTCCTTCTTCACATTGTTAAGGTTGTTATTGTGTTGGTCTTTACCCAAAATATTTTGTGTTAAGACACCAACATTATAGCATGAATATAGCAAATAGAAAAGAGATTTTTTCACAGACTTTAAAATAGTATCAACAGTATTGGGGAAGCTATCACTGTCAGGAGTGAATTGAACTATGAATATGCATTTTGATGCCGTTTATTATGAGCCGGATGCACTTGGCTATGCGTTGGGGCAAATGCTCAAAGCAAAATATGCAGGCTTGCCTTGGATCGAAATAGAAAGTCATAACCGCATACCTGCCTTATCCGCAGCAAATAATCGGGATTTTGTCAAACTAAAACAGCATTTAATTATAGGCCTCAGAAAAACCCACAAATATGTGCCAAACCAAAAGGTTTCCGATTGGCTGGTTCCCTATACCTCATCAGGCTGCCGTGCCATGTGCCTGTATTGTTATCTTGTATGCAATTATAACAAGTGTTCTTATCTTCGCCTGTTTGTGAATCGTGAGCAAATGTTGGAGAAGCTTCTTAGAACAGCCGATGCCGCTCTGGAACCGCAAACATTTGAAATTGGCAGCAACAGCGATTTGATTTTGGAGAATACAATTACAGACAATCTGGTTTACACAATCAAGCGCTTTGCGCAGGAGGGCCGGGGGCACTTAACCTTCCCGACAAAATTCGATATGGTTGCGCCTTTGCTTGGTATTGAACACCAAGGTAAGACGATATTCCGTATGAGCATGAACCCGGAAGAGATTATTCGCTCGGTTGAATTGGGCACATCTCATTTGGAAGCACGGATTCAGGCGCTGAATCAAATGGCAGAGGCCGGATATCCAGTGGGCATGCTGCTGGCGCCTGTCATTCTGCTCCCGGATTGGCGGCAACTTTATGGCAGGCTGATTGAACGGCTGGCAGACCAATTAAGCCCTAAAGTGAAGGAAACCGGCTTTATAGAAATTATATTGATGACCTACAGCTTCGTTCAGAATGCCATTAATACCGATGCCTTTCCCAATGCGGTGCAGCTGTTCAACCGGGAAACTATGACCGGGCGAGGGCGGGGGAAATACTCCTACCGGAACGATATACGGTTTGAGGTGGAGGATTTTCTGCGGCAGAAGCTGGCCGCACAATTGCCTGAAATGCCGATCCTATATATTTCATAAGCCGTTGCATAAAAAAAGAGACAAGATTCCTTGACGATTTTTCCAATTTGAGGTATAATAAACGACAGTCGATTTATAGCCGGAGTCTTTATTTATGCCGCTGTGGCGGAATCGGCAGACGCAAGGGACTTAAAATCCCTCGGTGGAAACACCGTACCGGTTCAATTCCGGTCAGCGGCACCAAATTAAAGTCATGTATGAGATTTGAACTCATATATGACTTTTTGTTTTATCTATGCTACAATTAAGAACAGTGCAAATGATTTATAGATTTCGGAGAAAAAATGAAGAAATATCAATTTGGATTTAACGTTTGGGGACTGGCGCTATTTATCCTTATTATGATTCCTAACTTCATATGGTTTTCTGTACCCGCCCCCCATGATGTTTTAAGGCAGGAATCTGTAACCCCTTTCATCGATAGGGTTGCCTCAATATGTCAAGTTGTAATGATTGCTGCCATTTGTCTGTTGAGACGAAAAGATGTACGAAAATTTACAATATGCAGTAAGTGGCTGTGGATTTGTATGGCTGCAATCATTATATATTTCATCTGTTGGGCAGGATACTACTTAGGTGTTGCAGAGGAATTCGCTTTGTTGTCCTTGAGTGCTTTACCATGTATTGCATTTATTGCATATGAGATTGATCGTAAAAACTGGATAGCTTTAATTCCTACTTTGGTTTTTACTGTTTTGCACATTATTTATAGTCTGTTGAATTTTGTTATTTAATTCCATAATTTTAGCGCAACCGAAGAACCTTCCTTATTTTGAATGTTCGATTATATTGTTTGCATGCGTGACAGTCTAAATCCTCATCTGAAAACAGGATGATATGCAGAATTGACGCGGCTCTCAAAATCGTTTCTAAAGGAATTGAGTAATCTTTCTTTAGAAACGATTTTTTATTGTGGGATTAGTCCGCGTGTGTTACAATCGAAGAAAGCAAAATTGACGGATATAGCCAATTTGGCTATACGAAGGAGCTTGAAATGGACGAAAAAGGTTTTCCAAAATATGTCGCCTTTTTCCGCGGAATTAATGTTGGCGGGAAAAACAAGGTTAAAATGGCCGACTTAAAGCAACTCTTTCATGATTGTGGCTTTTGCGATGTGACAACGTATATCCAAAGCGGAAATGTGATTTTCAGATCTGATCAAGACGAATTTTTACTGCCGGATGTTATCTCCCATGCCTTCGAAAAGCGTTTTGCTTTCCCGAGTGATGTTATTTTGCGCTCCGGCAATGAAATATCCGCAATAATGTCGGCATTGCCGTTTTCAAGAGAAGAAATAGAGCAAGTCGAAGTCAAAACTCCGGAAGTTGAGCATGTGTATGTTTTCATGGCAAACGATTCTATCGACCCTGCCGCCGCAGAAACATTGTATTCAGCGTACGGTGGAGAAGATAAGCTGTCGGTTGTGAAACGTGAGCTTTATCTGCTTTGTTATCATAGTATACGCGATTCAAAGCTGGCGACCTCGTTGTCAAAACTTGGTGTTTCGCTGACCTCCCGTAATCAGAAAACAATGCTTAAAATTTGTGAGTTGCTTGACGCCGACAGCTAAATCTGCACGATGTAAAAGTAAGTGATTGCATGCAATATTCGTTTACCTGCGGGTTCCTGAACACTCGTACCATAATTAATACCCCAAGCGGATGCCCTGCGGTTTTCACCGCAGGGCATCCGCTATTTATGGGCTTCTTCACTCTCAAAATGGCCGTCAAAAAAAGTGCGAGTTCATATTTGAAGGGTAGTGTCAATAGTTTTTCGCAAATTGGTTTTGAGCCTCTGATAATGTGGGATTAACCAGCGATCAAGGCATCGTCTGCTGCAGCAGCAAGATGCTTCATGTTCATGTATTTCTTGTTACCCCACTGAGTACCGGCGACATGGCGCAAACGTGCGCAGACGAGCATCAGAGCGGAGTTTCCATCAGGAAATGCGCCGACCACCCTTGTACGGCGACGGATTTCACGGTTAAGGCGTTCGATGACGTTGTTCGTGCGAATTCGTGTCCAATGTTCGGGTGGGAAATCGGCATAGGTAAGCGTCTCATCAATGCTATCCTCCACTTTTCTGGCCGCTTGGGTCAGCTTCATGGCGTGCAGTTCTTGCACAACGGCTTTCGCCTTCTCCCGTGCCGCTTTTTTGCTTTCCTGCGCATGGATAGCCTTAAGCATTTTCGCTACCAGCTTCACCTTGGAGCGAGGGGTAACAGAGAATACATTACGGTAGAAATGCACGGTGCAGCGCTGGTATTTGACGTCGGGAAACACTTCATAGACGGCCTCCAGCATACCCAGACATTTGTCACCCACAATGAGCTTGACACCAGAAAGTCCACGGATTTTCAGCCATTGGAAGAAGGACACCCAACTTGCTTTATCCTCTTTCATCCCTTCAGCGGCGCCAATCACCTCCCGGTAGCCGTCCTCATTGACTGCGATGGCTACGAGGATAGCCACATTCTCATATTCTCCGCCCCAGTTGCGGCGAAGGTAGATGCCGTCCACATAGACATATGGGTATTTCCCGCCTTGCAAGGGGCGACCCCGCCAATCTTCAATGTGGACATACGCTTTCTTGTTCAGTTCGCTGATCGTGGCTGGTGACACCTTGCTTCCCCACAATGCCTCTGTAATATCCTCTACTCGCCGTACTGATACCCCGGCCAGATACATCTCAATCAATGCTTCTTCTACGCTGCTTTCCCGGCGGCGGTACCGCTCAATAATCGCTGTCTCAAAGGACACTCCTTTCAGCTTCGGCATTTTCAGCTCCACATCCCCTGACGTTGTTGTCAGATTCCGGTTGTAGTGCCCGCTGCGGTAGCCCTGTCGACCCTCACTGCGTTCATATTTCGCGGCATTGGTCAGTTGCTGTGCTTCCTGCTCCAACAACCCATTGAGTGTTTCCTCCACGCTATTACGCACCAGTTCCCGGATTTCTACCTTGATTATCTCTTCGTTTAGTTGTACAATTTTCTCGGACATGGTTTTCCGTCTCCTTTCAAAATGGTGGTGTCGTTACTCCCATTTTACCAGAGACTTAAACCTTGTCCTTTTCTTATTTGCGAAACTTATTGTACCTTATCATTTGAAGTGTGCATGGAGTTGAACTCGCACCTACGTCCTTTTATGGAAGAAATCCTAAAAAGAAAGCGGCGCTTTTTTATCGATGAAACAATAAAAGTAAGCGAAAAGGGGATGGACAATTTGAGTGGGCGGCTCCGGCGATCCTGTTCGCCTGCTTAGTGTTCACTATGACGGTGCCGGCCTATATCTGGACGATTCTAGATATGTAGCCGCCAAAAGCAGAGCAAGCGTTCATGTGCTTGCTCTAATTGAAATATATGGGTTACGTTAATTTTTGTCCAGCAGTTTCTTTAGGTAGCCTTCATTAAGCATGTGGACTGTTTGAAATTTTCCATTATAAAAAACGGCCCAATTGTTAAACACACCGGGAAGTGACTTTGCCTTTTCTACTGTATCAACAGCAATAAGCCTAAGCGGAATGGAATTCGCTTCACAGTACCCCTTTACTTGTTCGATACAGTTGGGTATATAGGGGCATTGCAATCCATAATAAATGGTCAATTCCTTGTTTTCAATAGACTGATTTCTTGCGCTGTCCGCAAAATTTGGTTGTGTCCCATCAAAAGATAACGCTAATAACTCATAGTCGCCCAGGAGAGTATCTACAGTCAAAAAACCGTTGGCTTGCATGAATTTTTTGTCGGATAAAAACGGCGATTTCTTTTTGGAGCTAATTACGCAGATACCTGATTTTCCCCGGCTTTTTGCGTCATCTATACAGTATTTCAACAGTGCCTTACCATGCCCTTGTCCCTTGAAACTGCCAGCCACCCAAAGGCAATAGATATACATATAGTTTTGACCAACAACAGGAACCCCATGCCTTTTCCAGAGGGGCATACTCAATAAACACCTTGCCCTTTTCGTTTAGCTTACGGAATACATGCCCTTCTTTTATACGCTCCGCAAGCCATTGGCGTTTTACATTTACACCGGCTTGATGTTTCTTGTCGGCAATGGCACAGCAAAGATGCTCTGCCGGCAAATTCTCGGCTGTAATATTAATATATTCACTCATAAAATACATCCTCTCATGTTAATTTTATATTCCAAAACAGTCTTACATTAATATGCATGGTGTTTATTTTAACGCATCAAAAGCTCACAAACTAAGATAGAATAAATTACGATAATCTCATGTATAAAATGGGATATGGCATGCCTTGCTCATCTGTCTCAGTTCTTTTATAAACTTGAAAACCCATGTGTTCGTAAAATCCTTTTGCTTGTGGATTTTGTTCGTTTACCCCTAATTCGTTAATGGAGTATTCCTTAATGCCATATTGAATCAATTTCTTTCCTAAACCCTGTCTACGTTCTTGGGGAGAGATAAATAACATTTCAAGTTTTTGTGCATCTATCCCCATAAATGCAACAGGAACACCTTTTTCATTCTCGGCAATAATCAAATGCGCAATATCCGCTAAAGCCTGTGGAATATATTGCTGAATATTGTCTATCTCCACATCTGTTAAAAACAAATGAGTTGCTTTCACAGAGCTTTTCCAGACTTTCACGAGTTGTTCTATCAGTATTGAATTTCTATCTTCAACTTTAATTATTTTCATATTTGCTCCCTTGTCAAATATAAATTCGCTCATCAAGCGTAAAAATCAACTGCTATCACTTGAGTAATATTTTGTTGGGCAGTATATATGCAAAAATTCACCATAGAGAAACCAGTGCTGCAAGCAACTGATTATGAACAAGGATTAGGGAGGACTGAATCATAAGATTTAAAATTGTCCTTTTGCAAGGGTACTCTGGAAGATCTTAGGCGTGTAGCCGTGGAGTGAAAGAAGCAGGATATCCTCGCCCTGCTTCTCTTTAGCAAGATAGCAAATGTGCGAATATTATGCTTGTTTTACTTTACTGCAGCTATATCTCCAGTGGTTAGAAACACGCACCTTTTTTTGTAGCAGTGGCTGCTATTATACCCTTTCTATGTTAAAATTATCGCTGCCAAGATAGCATATATACAGATTACCATTGCCATCTTCAAATAAGATAATCCTATCCCCGCGATTCTTCTTTGTATCCTGCCATTCTACACGTGTGGCGGTTGCGGTTGATAAATCAATATCCGTTCTTTGAAGGCTTACTGCAATTTTATTACTGTTTGCCTGTGAATCATACGGGTGGGGTGTTGTTTCAACCAGGCGCCATTTTTGGATACTGGGATCTTCTGGGCTATACGTTAGCAGGATATAACCATATCGGTTTTCGTCAGCACTGAATGTCATGGTGTATAGCTGTATGTCGGAACGGGTGAGCGAAACGAAATCATGATCCAACATCTGAACAGGGGCCAGGGTATCGTAGTTCCATCGGGGCTTCACATTTTTGTCAATATCCGCTGCAAACCACCCATCAAGGAATTTTTTGATGGAGTTGTTTTGCAAATAACGATAGACAGGATTATCTGGAGATAAATAATAGGAGGCAACGCTGGCACTGCAAGCAGAAGGACTATGATTACAAAGGATGTTGCCAAGGATATATGCAGGAATGTCCAGATTAACTCACTGCCCATCCTGTCTACCGCCTTTCATATCGTCAAGTAGAGTTTGCAGCTCTTGCAAATCTTCTTTACTCACAGCATCGGTCAGCGAAACGGACAGGACAAAATTTTTCAGTGAGCCATGGAACAGTTTATTCAATACAGACACACTTTCCTTTTGCTGATATTCCTGTTGCATCACCAAAGGTCGGTAATAATGTGTCTGTCCTTGCATTTCCTTAGAAACAAAGTTCTTTGCCTCTAGCCGACTTAGATATGTGTTGAAAGTCGTCCCCTTCCAGTTAAGGTGGGACAGCCTCTTTTGGATATAACTGCGGGGCACGGCTTCCTTTGTTTCCCACAATGTTTGCATAATACCGAGTTCCGGTTCGGTTAACGTGTACACAATATCACCGCCTGCGTAAATTGTAGTAGATGTATACATACTACAATTTACGCAGGCGGTTGTCAACATCAATTACTACTAAAATATATTGTAGATAAAATATCCTCATGAATCGTATTAAATCTATTCACGCATACCCTTCCAAGTTTTCCAAACAGATTCGCCGGTATCAATTGCACTAATTATTACAAATGCGGCTGATAAAAAGATAGTCATACCATCCGGAAAGATATGTTGATAATCTTTAGAAAATTGGTTGGTAAATACAACAAATTCACTACTCAATAGGTCTGGCCAGTGCAGAATATATATGGCAATGCTGACCCATACGATATTACTTACTATATTGGCGATACAAAGTGAAAGATTCCATCGCGCCCAATATAACTTTAGACAATTTATTAGCAAATTTATTCCTCCTAATGAAAGAATAAATAGGATACTTCGGTCAAGTGCAGCCTGCGAAAATGGGATAATTATCTCCGTGTCATACACAAATGGCAATAACCACTCAGCACGTACAATTGAAATGGTGAACCAAGCCGTTAAAACTACAGATAAGATTATTCGAGCAATCGATGAAGAACGTGGGATTTTTATTCCTGTTTGCTCAGTCAGTTGAGGTAAATCGTCGACAGTCCATGACTTGGGCTTAGATTTGCATCTCTCGCTGATAGCAAAACCAACTGTGACCCAAAACACTGCCCTCAAGGCCCCGGAGAGCGCTGAATCTATGCTGGAAAGGAGAATTTCGACAATAGAATTTGGTAATGCAACTGTAACTGCACCTATGAAAGCAAAAACACCAGCCATCACCATCGTTACTGTTTTCAGCACAGATATATAGAGTTCAAATACGGCGGGTGAAATTAGGTATCGTGGGTTTTGACGATATTGCTCTGCCAGTAAATATGGTGCGCCGAGTTTTGTTAGAACGCCTGTAATATCTTGTTCTTTTGGATTATCAGGCAGCATATCTGCTATGCACATTTCCAACTCTAATCTGACTTCACTGCGTTCTTTTTCTGATAAACGGCGGGTGACATCATAAATGTAACGTTCGACCATTTTATTCATTATACGTCTGCCTCCTTTAGTAGATTATTCATTTCACGTGTCATGCATAGCCATTCTTTACGTAACTGCACATAGACTGTCTGTCCACGGTCACTTAATATATAGTATTTGCGTGGACGATTTTCAGCAGTATCCCATTGACTTTGTAATAATCCTTGTGTTTCCAAACGTCTCAATAATGGATAGAGCGTATTAGACTCTATATGGATTCCTTTACTTTCCATATCTTGTAACAGCGAATACCCATATTGAGCTTTACCTAGACTGCTTAGAACGGCTAACACAAGCGTACCACGGCGCAAATCGACAATTAGGCTACGAACCAGTTCTTCATCGGTCATTCCTATCACCTCTATATCCATTATACTGTATGATACACACTATTGCAAATAATATATTATTTTTTTCAGTATAATGTATGGACAATAAAAAAAGGCCCTGACTTGAGTCATTTCTATTATCCATACTATAAATTCCGCATAGCGACAGCATCAATGCTCAATAGCTGTCATTGGCAGTGATGAAATGATCAAAAGTGACAGTTAAAAATGTACAGAAATGGCTCCGAGAAGAACGGGCATACTACACTGCCTCCTTATGCTTTAGCATGAAATATCCACTGCGATATAGGTTCAGGTAATCTTAATCAAACGGAAAGTGTCAGGATATCTGAAACGCCTGCCAGGCAGTTGCGCTTTTTGCTTATCTATTGAAGCCATAGGGATATTCGTATATAATATGTTATGTCATTTAATATTTTTGAGGTGAAACGCTTGAGCAGTTTGCAGGGATATATCTCAGCGCAGGAAGTGTCGAACAAATGGGGCGTATCAGAATGGCGGGTGAATCAAGACTGCCAAGTTAGGGGAGGGGCATTCTGTTTTTTTCGTATTGGATGCACAGGGGTCATCCCCGCTAATGCCAAAAGCCTTCTGACCCACGAAAAGAACAAACCGGAAGGAACTGACCGTTATGCTGCGCATTGCAATCTGTGACGACCAGCCAAAGGAGCTTGAACAGGCTGAGAGCCTGCTTGAGAAATACGCCTGTGAACACACGCAACAGGATATGAAAACAGAGCTTTTTTCCGCACCTTTGGAGCTTCTTACTTATGTGGCAGCGAAAGGCGGGTTTGATGTGCTGC is a window from the Oscillospiraceae bacterium MB08-C2-2 genome containing:
- a CDS encoding RNHCP domain-containing protein; amino-acid sequence: MNRENKRKQYEKGYFKANACHDIFICKSCGRQVIPEGAGSEHRNHCPNCLTSLHVDNEPGDRQADCGGIMEPVSVWVRNGGEWAIIHRCRRCGALSSNRVAADDNPMKLMSIAMKPLCQPPFPLERIEEMVALMGGEGSIKQNSRF
- a CDS encoding spore photoproduct lyase, with amino-acid sequence MHFDAVYYEPDALGYALGQMLKAKYAGLPWIEIESHNRIPALSAANNRDFVKLKQHLIIGLRKTHKYVPNQKVSDWLVPYTSSGCRAMCLYCYLVCNYNKCSYLRLFVNREQMLEKLLRTADAALEPQTFEIGSNSDLILENTITDNLVYTIKRFAQEGRGHLTFPTKFDMVAPLLGIEHQGKTIFRMSMNPEEIIRSVELGTSHLEARIQALNQMAEAGYPVGMLLAPVILLPDWRQLYGRLIERLADQLSPKVKETGFIEIILMTYSFVQNAINTDAFPNAVQLFNRETMTGRGRGKYSYRNDIRFEVEDFLRQKLAAQLPEMPILYIS
- a CDS encoding MFS transporter, with the translated sequence MNNSVKQGSQGYSYLMMIGHICTDMSQAALPALLPFLVAQRGIDYASAAGLLFASSFLSSLVQPVLGVISDRKAMPWLMTLGMLISGVGIAFIGFVDNYWAMFGLVTFAGLGSAMFHPEGGRMANCVAGEHKGRSVGIFSAGGNIGFIVGPIMATAAVSVWGIKGGAIIILPVIAISLVFLFQQKKFLQFSSAMTDEERKLNADNGQKDDWPAFFKLCISLFARSIIHSGLQAFIPLYWVGVLIQTQERGSMMVTVMAIAATIATLISGRLADRFGFRRVICTSFGVIFPLLILTLLTKSVMVATVFVIFLSAAVNFAYTPSVALGQKYLPNRLGLASGITMGLTVSIGGIFSPMLGKIGDIHGLPTAMYVLSGIALIGFLGTLLIKEPNRPVQSVMIQPENI
- a CDS encoding BlaI/MecI/CopY family transcriptional regulator produces the protein MYTLTEPELGIMQTLWETKEAVPRSYIQKRLSHLNWKGTTFNTYLSRLEAKNFVSKEMQGQTHYYRPLVMQQEYQQKESVSVLNKLFHGSLKNFVLSVSLTDAVSKEDLQELQTLLDDMKGGRQDGQ
- a CDS encoding IS256 family transposase; the encoded protein is MSEKIVQLNEEIIKVEIRELVRNSVEETLNGLLEQEAQQLTNAAKYERSEGRQGYRSGHYNRNLTTTSGDVELKMPKLKGVSFETAIIERYRRRESSVEEALIEMYLAGVSVRRVEDITEALWGSKVSPATISELNKKAYVHIEDWRGRPLQGGKYPYVYVDGIYLRRNWGGEYENVAILVAIAVNEDGYREVIGAAEGMKEDKASWVSFFQWLKIRGLSGVKLIVGDKCLGMLEAVYEVFPDVKYQRCTVHFYRNVFSVTPRSKVKLVAKMLKAIHAQESKKAAREKAKAVVQELHAMKLTQAARKVEDSIDETLTYADFPPEHWTRIRTNNVIERLNREIRRRTRVVGAFPDGNSALMLVCARLRHVAGTQWGNKKYMNMKHLAAAADDALIAG
- a CDS encoding PadR family transcriptional regulator, whose amino-acid sequence is MTDEELVRSLIVDLRRGTLVLAVLSSLGKAQYGYSLLQDMESKGIHIESNTLYPLLRRLETQGLLQSQWDTAENRPRKYYILSDRGQTVYVQLRKEWLCMTREMNNLLKEADV
- a CDS encoding DUF1697 domain-containing protein; protein product: MDEKGFPKYVAFFRGINVGGKNKVKMADLKQLFHDCGFCDVTTYIQSGNVIFRSDQDEFLLPDVISHAFEKRFAFPSDVILRSGNEISAIMSALPFSREEIEQVEVKTPEVEHVYVFMANDSIDPAAAETLYSAYGGEDKLSVVKRELYLLCYHSIRDSKLATSLSKLGVSLTSRNQKTMLKICELLDADS
- a CDS encoding FMN-binding protein, producing MKRIKVFVCLLLLVQAILLPGCSLTSYRDGVYTAQAAEFSSSGWKETLELTIKHGKIAKINWDAIYKDDSIPIRKKQYSKSGLYGMLAGGANNEWYDQAVAAEQFIIENGPGALALTDDGHTDAVAGCSISVSELDRLLADCLKQAQK
- a CDS encoding GNAT family N-acetyltransferase, with the protein product MKIIKVEDRNSILIEQLVKVWKSSVKATHLFLTDVEIDNIQQYIPQALADIAHLIIAENEKGVPVAFMGIDAQKLEMLFISPQERRQGLGKKLIQYGIKEYSINELGVNEQNPQAKGFYEHMGFQVYKRTETDEQGMPYPILYMRLS
- a CDS encoding pyridoxamine 5'-phosphate oxidase family protein — translated: MLKEMRRKDRSLGQAETEQVLRKGEYGVLSTVAADGEPYGIPINYVYHNGAIYFHCALAGSKLANISHESRVSFCVVGETQVLPNDFTTNYESAIVFGTACEASGEEKQQALTAIIGKYCLDNLETGVYYIEKMLPRTKVIKIMPSHISGKANKKMPG